Proteins found in one Homalodisca vitripennis isolate AUS2020 chromosome 4, UT_GWSS_2.1, whole genome shotgun sequence genomic segment:
- the LOC124360662 gene encoding uncharacterized protein LOC124360662, with protein MRVQIFSFTLVPEMVRNYKKTSSRGEWEKTNMDTAFTEVKEGRMTCLGAARTYNVPEATLRRRLKKNVSDMPVHGGRYREVFNEEQLQDLHNYLTVMDQMFFGMTKLQCRKLVFEYAEHLGISHPFNKETKMAGEDWLATFMKKHNFSMRKPEATSVARAMGFNKPSVDKFFSILKEVREKHNFPAANIYNADESGLSTVPNKLPKVISPKGSRRVSKVVSGERGRNVTIICCINATGTYLPPFLVFARKRMRPELMERAPPGSVGHCSDNGWSNGELFVKFLNHFILNAKPTVDSPILLLVDNHRTHITLEAINLCRDNHIVMVGFPPHTTHRLQPLDVSFFGSLKTFYSQACDNFMVNNPGQTISDFKIGELLTIAYFKAATVGNAVSGFRSTGIEPYNPLVFDEHDFAASQTTDQNLDVGLDPSYNEDENPTIQSTTSNTTETPGEPEEETIELSERQETVGLVDCAPIPVKKNTSVFDFKPLPKGKPKDKKRKVQKLSSSIITSTPVKMCLEVKQEMKDEKERLKKKREELRASKVSKKLKFGPYKKRPRCMNTASTSKGSEVRCPGCEEKYSDPPVEEWIQCSKCSEWWHENCTSYEGGEFVCDYC; from the exons atgcgggtacagatttttagttttactttggttCCAGAGATGGTGAGAAACTACAAAAAGACTTCCTCTAGAGGAGAGTGGGAAAAAACCAACATGGATACTGCTTTCACAGAGGTCAAGGAGGGAAGAATGACTTGCTTGGGAGCAGCGAGAACTTACAATGTTCCAGAGGCAACACTTCGACGCCGACTGAAAAAGAACGTTTCG gatatgcCTGTCCATGGAGGAAGATATAGAGAAGTATTCAATGAAGAGCAGCTCCAAGATTTACACAACTATTTGACGGTAATGGACCAAATGTTTTTTGGAATGACCAAGTTGCAGTGCAGAAAACTCGTTTTTGAATACGCAGAACACTTAGGGATTTCTCATCcgtttaataaagaaactaaaatggcTGGTGAGGATTGGCTGGCTACCTTTatgaaaaaacacaactttagtaTGCGTAAGCCAGAAGCAACATCTGTTGCAAGAGCAATGGGTTTCAACAAACctagtgttgataaatttttctCCATTTTGAAGGAAGTGcgagaaaaacacaattttcccgCTGCTAATATCTACAATGCAGATGAATCAGGACTATCTACTGTGCCCAATAAATTACCTAAGGTAATTTCACCAAAAGGAAGTAGAAGAGTTTCTAAAGTTGTGTCTGGGGAGAGAGGCAGGAACGTCACTATTATTTGTTGCATCAATGCTACGGGAACTTACCTACCCCCTTTTTTGGTATTTGCCAGAAAGCGAATGCGACCTGAACTCATGGAAAGAGCTCCACCAGGTAGTGTGGGCCACTGCAGCGATAATGGCTGGAGCAACGGAGAGTTGTTCGTAAAGTTTTTGAACCACTTTATCCTCAATGCAAAACCCACAGTTGATTCTCCTATCCTGCTACTTGTCGATAATCACAGAACCCACATAACCCTAGAGGCAATCAACTTATGCAGAGATAACCATATTGTTATGGTTGGATTTCCTCCTCATACAACACACCGTCTTCAGCCCTTGGACGTTTCATTCTTTGGTTCGCTGAAAACCTTTTACAGTCAAGCTTGTGACAACTTCATGGTCAATAATCCAGGACAGACCATCAGTGACTTTAAAATTGGTGAGCTTTTGACCATTGCTTATTTCAAGGCTGCAACTGTTGGCAATGCCGTTAGTGGGTTCAGGTCCACAGGAATAGAACCTTATAATCCACTTGTATTCGACGAACATGACTTTGCTGCATCACAAACAACTGATCAGAACCTGGATGTAGGCCTAGACCCTAGCTATAATGAAGATGAAAATCCTACTATCCAATCAACAACATCAAATACAACAGAAACTCCAGGTGAACCTGAAGAAGAAACCATTGAGCTGAGTGAACGCCAAGAAACAGTAGGCCTAGTAGACTGTGCCCCAATCCCGGTAAAGAAGAATACAAGTGTCTTCGACTTTAAGCCTTTACCTAAAGGTAAACCAAAggataagaaaagaaaagttcagaagttaagttctagtattataacaagcacgccagtaaaaatgtgtttggaagtaaagcaagaaatgaaggatgaaaaagagcgcttaaaaaagaaaagagaagagCTTCGAGCTTCAAAGGTTTCAAAGAAACTCAAGTTTGGACCCTACAAAAAACGTCCTAGGTGTATGAACACAGCTTCTACTTCAAAAGGCAGTGAAGTTAGATGTCCTGGGTGTGAAGAAAAATACTCCGATCCTCCAGTTGAAGAGTGGATCCAGTGTTCCAAGTGCAGTGAATGGTGGCACGAGAATTGTACAAGCTACGAAGGTGGGGAATTTGTTTGTGACTACTGCTAG